In Nodosilinea sp. PGN35, one DNA window encodes the following:
- a CDS encoding glycoside hydrolase family 3 N-terminal domain-containing protein produces the protein MASSRLPTLDRLSLAEQVAQMVVVRTSGHLFDHEIRYPAWEADCATLSRYVEALGVGGVILLGGSAAEVGLKTQALQSQARIPLLIAADVEEGVGQRFSGATWFPPPMALSAVADRDPAAALAYAEAFGAATAAEALAIGLNWVLAPVVDVNNNPDNPVINVRAFGDGRERVSALTQAFIRGVQSQPVLTAAKHFPGHGDTATDSHLALPVLPHGLDRLHELELAPFRAAVAAGVDSIMTAHLKIPALDARLPATLSSATLTGLLRQEMGFDGLIVTDALIMGAIANAYGPYEAAVLAVEAGADVLLMPGDPEGAIAAVVEAVHLGRIDPARIAASVERLWRAKQKAAPALLPDGAGHAWEHLPPPPVNLTAVAQPATRRLAANILTASMTVQGQIAPSTAAAPGHNLVIVDDAIDCRFLERTAAALTWPQRHHYQLKLIDTQGCEQRPQSEGEASAEPSLRPSLVQIFVRGNPFRASAKLLQLAASWLEALQSAQLLRGIVIYGSPYALEQLSPYLDRVPHGFTYGQMPLAQSLILPALLPEPLAMSVGREFTD, from the coding sequence ATGGCCAGCTCTCGGCTGCCTACCCTCGATCGCCTATCGCTCGCGGAACAGGTCGCCCAAATGGTGGTGGTGCGGACCTCAGGCCACCTGTTTGATCACGAAATTCGCTACCCCGCCTGGGAGGCCGACTGCGCCACCCTCAGCCGCTACGTCGAAGCATTAGGCGTGGGCGGGGTGATTTTGCTGGGGGGCAGCGCCGCCGAGGTGGGGCTCAAAACCCAGGCCCTCCAGAGCCAGGCCCGCATTCCCCTGCTGATTGCCGCCGATGTGGAAGAGGGGGTGGGACAGCGGTTCAGCGGGGCCACCTGGTTTCCGCCGCCCATGGCCCTTTCTGCCGTGGCCGATCGCGACCCCGCCGCCGCCCTGGCCTACGCCGAGGCCTTTGGGGCCGCCACCGCCGCCGAGGCTCTGGCGATTGGCCTCAACTGGGTGCTGGCTCCGGTGGTTGACGTCAACAACAACCCCGATAACCCGGTGATTAACGTGCGGGCCTTTGGCGATGGGCGAGAGCGAGTCAGCGCCCTGACCCAGGCCTTTATTCGCGGCGTGCAGAGTCAGCCGGTGCTCACCGCCGCCAAGCACTTCCCAGGCCACGGCGACACCGCCACCGACTCCCACCTCGCTCTGCCGGTGCTGCCCCACGGCCTCGATCGCCTCCACGAGCTAGAGCTGGCCCCGTTTCGAGCGGCGGTCGCCGCCGGGGTAGACAGCATCATGACGGCCCATCTCAAAATCCCGGCGCTGGATGCTCGCCTGCCCGCCACCCTCTCGTCCGCCACCCTCACCGGGCTGCTGCGCCAGGAGATGGGCTTTGACGGGCTGATTGTGACTGACGCGCTGATTATGGGGGCGATCGCCAACGCCTACGGCCCCTACGAGGCGGCGGTGCTGGCGGTAGAAGCCGGGGCCGACGTGCTGCTCATGCCGGGTGACCCCGAAGGGGCGATCGCCGCAGTAGTCGAAGCCGTCCACCTGGGGCGCATCGACCCCGCCCGGATTGCGGCCAGTGTAGAGCGCCTCTGGCGGGCCAAGCAAAAGGCGGCCCCGGCCCTGCTGCCCGACGGCGCTGGCCACGCCTGGGAGCACCTGCCGCCGCCCCCGGTAAACCTGACCGCCGTGGCCCAGCCCGCCACCCGCCGGCTCGCCGCTAATATTCTCACCGCCTCGATGACGGTGCAGGGCCAGATTGCCCCCAGCACCGCCGCCGCCCCCGGCCACAACCTGGTGATTGTTGACGATGCGATCGACTGCCGCTTTTTAGAGCGTACGGCGGCGGCCCTCACCTGGCCCCAGCGCCACCACTACCAGCTCAAGCTGATCGACACCCAGGGTTGTGAGCAGCGGCCCCAGAGCGAGGGAGAAGCCTCAGCCGAGCCGAGCTTGCGACCCAGCCTGGTGCAGATTTTTGTGCGGGGCAACCCCTTTCGCGCCTCCGCCAAACTTCTACAGCTGGCGGCCAGCTGGCTAGAAGCCCTGCAATCGGCCCAGCTGCTGCGCGGCATCGTCATCTACGGCAGCCCCTACGCCCTAGAGCAGCTGAGCCCCTACCTCGATCGGGTGCCCCACGGGTTCACCTACGGGCAGATGCCTTTGGCCCAGAGCCTGATTTTGCCTGCCCTGCTGCCAGAACCGTTGGCAATGTCGGTGGGTCGGGAGTTTACCGATTAG
- a CDS encoding nuclear transport factor 2 family protein yields the protein MATRTAEAPLNLRTVSAAIDGYFAGFNAEDYRAVASLFEADGVLLAPFEEPIEGTEAIYTYLQAEAVSMRATPGEVETAMNPDGTRRVVVKGHVTTLLFSVSVRWTFALTAADTIQSAEIKLMASLQELVQLDRG from the coding sequence ATGGCAACTCGCACTGCTGAAGCACCCCTAAACCTGAGGACGGTGTCCGCTGCCATTGACGGCTATTTCGCGGGCTTCAACGCCGAAGACTACCGCGCCGTGGCGTCCCTGTTTGAGGCCGACGGGGTGCTGCTAGCTCCCTTCGAGGAGCCCATTGAGGGAACCGAGGCCATCTACACCTACCTGCAAGCCGAGGCCGTGTCTATGCGCGCCACGCCGGGCGAGGTCGAGACTGCCATGAATCCCGACGGCACCCGCCGCGTGGTGGTTAAGGGGCATGTGACGACCCTGCTGTTCAGCGTCAGCGTGCGGTGGACCTTTGCACTCACGGCGGCGGATACCATTCAATCGGCTGAAATTAAGCTGATGGCGTCGCTGCAAGAGCTGGTGCAGCTCGATCGCGGCTAG
- the rbfA gene encoding 30S ribosome-binding factor RbfA, with protein sequence MPNSRRVERVASLIKREISQMVMLDIKDDRVGAGMVSVTDVDVSGDLQHAKVFVSIYGTPEAKAETMEGLKAATGFVRSELGQRLRLRRTPEIIFKEDLGMERGTNVLNLINQLSRERAEKGIPDDFDEDLGSDSSAVDDVPGGEEE encoded by the coding sequence ATGCCCAACAGTCGTCGCGTAGAGCGGGTGGCTTCTCTGATCAAACGAGAAATCAGCCAGATGGTGATGCTAGACATCAAAGATGACCGGGTGGGGGCTGGCATGGTGAGCGTTACTGACGTTGACGTGTCGGGTGACTTGCAGCACGCCAAGGTGTTTGTCAGCATCTACGGCACCCCCGAGGCCAAGGCCGAAACCATGGAGGGCCTCAAGGCCGCCACGGGCTTTGTGCGCAGCGAACTGGGTCAGCGGCTGCGGCTGCGGCGCACCCCCGAAATCATCTTTAAAGAAGACCTGGGTATGGAGCGCGGCACCAACGTGTTGAACCTAATCAACCAGCTCAGTCGAGAGCGGGCCGAAAAGGGCATCCCCGACGATTTCGACGAAGACCTGGGGAGCGACAGCTCAGCGGTGGACGATGTTCCTGGCGGGGAGGAGGAATGA
- the pip gene encoding prolyl aminopeptidase codes for MGQLYPPLEPYHTEYLAVSDRHRLYVEQAGNPEGKPVVFLHGGPGGGLNPTYRQFFDPQRWRIVLFDQRGCGKSLPYADLHDNTTWALVGDIEKIRAHLGIESWTVFGGSWGSTLALAYAQTHPDRCQGLILRGIFTLRQREISWFYQAGASYLYPDAWEHYLAPIPEDERHDLVAAYYRRLTSDNRAERLTAARAWAVWEASTSKLVQDPGLLHHFGEDEFAVAFARIECHYFVNKGFFDTDDHILRQVPRIRHLPGVIVQGRYDVVCPATTAWELHRAWPEAQFVMVQDAGHSAMEPGITNALIEATDEFARR; via the coding sequence ATGGGCCAACTGTATCCCCCCCTTGAGCCGTACCACACCGAGTACTTAGCGGTCTCAGACCGGCACAGGCTCTACGTTGAGCAAGCGGGCAATCCTGAGGGAAAGCCCGTGGTGTTTTTGCACGGCGGGCCAGGGGGCGGCCTCAACCCCACCTATCGCCAATTTTTTGACCCGCAGCGCTGGCGGATTGTGCTGTTTGATCAGCGAGGCTGCGGCAAAAGTTTGCCCTACGCCGACCTGCACGACAACACTACCTGGGCTTTGGTCGGCGATATTGAAAAAATCCGCGCCCACCTGGGCATCGAGAGCTGGACGGTGTTTGGCGGCAGCTGGGGCAGCACGCTGGCGCTGGCCTACGCCCAGACCCACCCCGATCGCTGTCAGGGGTTGATTTTGCGCGGCATTTTTACCCTGCGCCAGCGAGAAATTAGCTGGTTTTATCAGGCGGGGGCCAGCTACCTCTACCCCGACGCCTGGGAGCATTACCTCGCGCCCATTCCCGAGGACGAGCGGCATGACCTGGTGGCGGCCTACTACCGCCGCCTGACTAGCGACAACAGGGCTGAACGCCTAACCGCCGCCCGCGCCTGGGCGGTGTGGGAAGCCAGCACCAGCAAGCTGGTGCAAGACCCTGGCCTGCTGCACCACTTCGGCGAAGATGAGTTTGCCGTGGCTTTTGCCCGCATTGAGTGCCACTACTTTGTCAACAAAGGGTTTTTTGATACCGACGACCATATTTTGCGCCAGGTGCCCCGCATTCGTCATCTTCCCGGTGTGATCGTGCAGGGCCGCTACGATGTTGTCTGCCCCGCCACTACCGCCTGGGAGCTTCACCGCGCCTGGCCTGAGGCCCAGTTTGTCATGGTGCAGGATGCTGGCCACTCGGCCATGGAGCCGGGGATTACCAATGCGCTGATTGAGGCGACGGATGAGTTTGCCCGACGGTGA
- a CDS encoding family 2 glycosyl transferase encodes MTWELCIRYANGRETVLEVFQSQAVAQNHVDKLYAEGYPMHFAYFVRPKCAAS; translated from the coding sequence ATGACTTGGGAACTGTGCATTCGCTACGCCAACGGTCGAGAGACCGTTCTAGAGGTGTTTCAAAGCCAGGCCGTCGCCCAAAACCACGTCGATAAGCTCTACGCCGAGGGCTACCCCATGCACTTTGCCTACTTTGTCAGGCCCAAATGCGCAGCGTCGTAG
- the trpD gene encoding anthranilate phosphoribosyltransferase, whose translation MTAAPVQDWSAFLQRLILGESLSQEQAETLMRGWLSEAIPEVVSGGLLAVLQAKGVSAAELAGMARVLQGQSLGGDGKIHHPTPCIDTCGTGGDGAHTFNISTCVAFVAAAAGVRVAKHGNRSASSKVGSADVLEALGVNLEADPERVKAALDEVGVTFLFARGWHPAMKAVAPLRSTLKVRTVFNLLGPLVNPLQPTGQVIGVYDAAVVPAMAEALNQLGIPQAIVLHGRERLDEAGLGDKTDISVVEKGQVTSAVLDPQAFGLAAAPLSALRGGEVAENVAIMTAILQGKGTQAQRDVVALNAALALKVGEKANGESLEDSIVEGISLAQDILASGAAWEKLQALVTFLA comes from the coding sequence ATGACCGCTGCCCCCGTTCAAGATTGGTCAGCCTTCCTGCAGCGCCTCATTCTGGGAGAATCCCTCAGCCAGGAGCAGGCCGAGACCCTGATGCGGGGCTGGCTCAGCGAAGCGATTCCCGAGGTGGTGTCGGGCGGGCTGCTGGCGGTGCTCCAGGCCAAGGGCGTTTCCGCCGCTGAGCTGGCGGGCATGGCGCGGGTGCTCCAGGGGCAATCCCTCGGCGGCGACGGCAAAATTCACCACCCCACCCCCTGTATCGACACCTGCGGCACCGGGGGCGATGGGGCCCACACCTTTAATATTTCTACCTGTGTGGCGTTTGTGGCGGCGGCGGCAGGGGTGCGGGTGGCCAAGCACGGCAACCGTTCGGCCTCCAGCAAGGTGGGTTCTGCCGATGTGCTCGAAGCCCTGGGGGTCAACCTGGAGGCCGACCCCGAGCGGGTCAAGGCGGCGCTGGATGAGGTGGGCGTCACCTTTCTGTTTGCCCGAGGCTGGCACCCGGCGATGAAGGCGGTGGCCCCCCTGCGCAGCACCCTCAAGGTGCGCACGGTGTTTAACCTGCTGGGGCCGCTGGTCAACCCGCTCCAGCCCACCGGCCAGGTGATTGGCGTCTACGACGCAGCGGTGGTGCCCGCCATGGCCGAGGCCCTCAACCAGCTGGGCATTCCCCAGGCGATCGTGCTGCACGGGCGCGAGCGATTAGATGAAGCGGGCCTGGGCGACAAGACTGATATCTCAGTGGTCGAAAAGGGCCAGGTGACCAGCGCCGTACTCGATCCCCAGGCCTTTGGCCTCGCCGCTGCCCCCCTCAGCGCCCTGCGCGGCGGCGAGGTGGCAGAAAACGTGGCGATTATGACAGCAATTCTTCAGGGCAAAGGCACCCAGGCCCAGCGCGATGTGGTGGCCCTCAACGCGGCCCTGGCGCTAAAAGTGGGCGAAAAGGCAAACGGCGAGTCTTTAGAAGACTCGATTGTCGAGGGCATTAGCCTGGCCCAAGACATTCTCGCCAGCGGGGCCGCCTGGGAAAAGCTGCAAGCCCTGGTGACGTTCCTTGCATAA
- a CDS encoding CHAD domain-containing protein has protein sequence MATARQTTTLGNLAHEAIAKYLAQVAAYQKPVLADSDPENLHQMRVGLRRLRTAVQVFDVGLALPKAGREPAIAAVGRKLGNLRDLDVIGSTLRDRYAPDLPNDEQQCLATVLLHLAHQRHLILKQVKKLLQGKRYGKLQQALGDWVAEPTYGAIAPLPAHQVVPDLVLPLVCQLWLHPGWLVGTQAHPSGLAVNFSLSQVATDALISEQGPVLHSLRKQVKRVRYQLRLVSDLYLGTLDGDVERLSAMQDTLGDLQDSTVLAAFIGDIVTDAKAQMPTLFALLADRRHRAWQQWQGYQQHYLDGQQRQRLRLALLHIGESEMATTVNRDRKAPSKDNRGFA, from the coding sequence ATGGCAACGGCACGGCAAACGACTACCCTGGGGAATTTGGCCCACGAAGCGATCGCTAAATACCTGGCCCAGGTTGCTGCCTACCAAAAACCAGTGCTGGCCGACAGCGATCCCGAAAATCTGCACCAGATGCGCGTTGGGCTGCGGCGACTGCGTACCGCTGTGCAGGTGTTTGATGTGGGCCTTGCTTTGCCCAAGGCCGGGCGCGAACCGGCCATCGCTGCTGTGGGGCGCAAACTTGGCAACCTGCGCGATCTCGACGTGATTGGCTCGACGCTGCGCGATCGCTACGCCCCCGATCTGCCCAACGACGAGCAGCAGTGTCTGGCCACCGTGCTGCTGCATTTGGCCCACCAGCGGCACCTAATTCTCAAGCAGGTCAAAAAGCTGCTCCAGGGCAAGCGCTACGGCAAACTTCAGCAGGCGCTGGGCGACTGGGTGGCTGAGCCGACCTACGGAGCGATCGCCCCCCTGCCAGCCCATCAGGTCGTGCCCGATCTGGTGCTCCCCCTGGTCTGTCAGCTCTGGCTCCACCCCGGCTGGCTGGTGGGTACCCAGGCTCACCCCAGCGGTCTGGCGGTCAATTTTAGCCTCAGCCAAGTCGCCACCGACGCGCTGATCTCTGAGCAGGGGCCGGTGCTCCACAGCCTGCGCAAACAGGTGAAGCGAGTGCGCTACCAGCTGCGCCTGGTGTCTGACCTCTACCTCGGCACCCTCGATGGCGATGTAGAGCGCCTCAGTGCCATGCAGGATACCCTGGGCGATCTGCAAGACAGCACGGTTTTAGCAGCGTTCATTGGCGACATCGTGACCGATGCCAAGGCCCAAATGCCCACCCTGTTTGCCCTGCTAGCCGATCGCCGCCACCGCGCCTGGCAGCAGTGGCAAGGGTACCAGCAGCACTACTTAGACGGGCAGCAGCGCCAGCGGCTGCGGCTAGCGCTGCTGCACATCGGCGAGTCTGAGATGGCGACAACAGTAAACCGCGATCGCAAAGCCCCGTCAAAAGACAACCGTGGCTTCGCCTAG
- the frr gene encoding ribosome recycling factor: MSVDDILLETEDLMQKSVEATQRNFNTIRTGRANASLLDRIEIDYYGAQTPLKQMANISTPDATTLMIQPYDASSLTTIEKAISMSDVGLTPNNDGRVIRLNIPPLTSERRKEFVKTAGKVAEEGRVSIRNQRRNGIDAVKKLEKASDISEDESRDAQDEIQKLTDKYIAKLDDALAAKEKDIMTV; this comes from the coding sequence ATGTCAGTTGACGATATTTTGCTCGAAACCGAAGACCTGATGCAGAAGTCTGTGGAGGCGACCCAGCGCAACTTCAACACCATCCGCACCGGGCGCGCCAATGCCTCGCTGCTCGATCGCATCGAGATCGACTACTACGGTGCCCAGACTCCCCTCAAGCAGATGGCCAACATCTCCACCCCCGATGCCACCACGCTGATGATTCAGCCCTACGACGCCAGCAGCCTGACCACCATCGAAAAGGCGATCTCGATGTCTGACGTGGGCCTCACCCCCAACAACGATGGCCGAGTCATTCGCCTCAACATTCCGCCCTTGACCAGCGAGCGCCGCAAAGAGTTTGTCAAAACGGCGGGCAAAGTGGCCGAAGAAGGGCGCGTGTCCATTCGCAACCAGCGCCGCAACGGCATCGACGCCGTCAAAAAGCTAGAGAAGGCCAGCGATATCTCCGAAGACGAGTCGCGCGATGCCCAGGATGAGATTCAAAAGCTCACCGACAAATACATCGCCAAGCTGGACGATGCCCTGGCCGCCAAAGAAAAAGACATTATGACCGTGTGA
- the pyrH gene encoding UMP kinase yields MNTTYVDKPYKRVLLKLSGEALMGDMDYGIDANVVETIAAEIAEVIKEGIEIAVVVGAGNIFRGIKGSAAGMDRATADYIGMIATVMNAMTLQDSLERMGVPTRVQTAIAMQEVAEPYIRRRAIRHLEKNRVVIFGAGSGNPFFTTDTTAALRAAEINAEVVFKATKVDGVYDSDPKINPNAKRFRTLTYGYVLQHDLKVMDSTAIALCKDNNIPIMVFDLSVPGNIKRALMGESIGTIVGESCDVS; encoded by the coding sequence ATGAATACCACCTATGTGGATAAACCCTATAAGCGCGTGCTGCTAAAACTCAGCGGCGAAGCCCTGATGGGCGACATGGACTACGGCATTGATGCCAACGTGGTAGAAACCATTGCTGCCGAGATTGCCGAGGTGATCAAAGAAGGGATTGAAATTGCCGTGGTAGTCGGGGCCGGCAACATCTTTCGCGGCATCAAAGGCTCCGCCGCCGGCATGGATCGAGCCACCGCCGACTACATCGGCATGATCGCCACGGTGATGAACGCCATGACCCTGCAAGACTCCCTGGAGCGCATGGGGGTGCCAACTCGGGTGCAGACGGCGATCGCCATGCAGGAGGTCGCCGAACCCTACATTCGCCGCCGCGCCATTCGCCACCTGGAGAAAAACCGGGTGGTTATTTTTGGGGCGGGCTCCGGCAACCCTTTCTTCACCACCGACACCACCGCCGCGCTGCGGGCCGCCGAGATCAACGCTGAGGTTGTATTTAAGGCCACCAAGGTTGACGGCGTCTACGATTCTGATCCTAAAATTAACCCTAACGCCAAGCGCTTTCGCACCTTAACCTATGGGTATGTGCTGCAGCACGATCTAAAAGTGATGGACAGCACCGCGATCGCCCTGTGTAAGGACAACAACATCCCTATCATGGTATTTGACCTGTCGGTGCCCGGAAACATCAAGCGGGCGCTGATGGGCGAGTCTATCGGCACGATTGTAGGAGAGTCTTGTGATGTCAGTTGA
- a CDS encoding NAD(P)H-hydrate dehydratase: MSHDSLDRVVTAEQMRAIEGGLFEAGMPVAALMEKVAGRIAAWVIERFPRDRYPRIAAVAGPGHNGGDALVVARELVAQGYRVQVCSPASRLKPLTADHLRFAEYLGISVVKTAAELAPWDVLIDGLFGFGLERPIAGAMADAVAAINGAGGPVVSIDLPSGLHTDTGQALGTAVRATHTLCLGLWKRAFCQEEALAYVGQPHLIGFDIPPHATEAVLENVPSERRATLATIRQRLPLPRPASTHKYRVGHLLLVAGSRPYAGAALLTALGARASGVGMLTLAVPESLRLMVVAHIPEALVVGCPETEDGAIAQLPDSLDLSRYSAIACGPGLSRYAEGAVQAVLQSATPLLLDADGLNVLADLGVIKTLTQRQAPTVLTPHRGEFKRLFPDLLEKAQDGGAAAQAAAAQSGAVVLLKGACTAIAHPDGTLWYVPESTPALARGGSGDVLTGLIGGLLAQTSAADGASEPDNLSDAALDAALVGAWWHGQGARAAARDRTELGVDGTQLAQYLNPVLAQVLA; encoded by the coding sequence ATGAGCCATGATTCTCTCGATCGCGTCGTCACTGCCGAGCAAATGCGGGCCATTGAAGGCGGTCTATTTGAGGCCGGTATGCCCGTGGCGGCCCTGATGGAAAAGGTGGCGGGCCGCATTGCCGCCTGGGTGATCGAGCGGTTTCCACGGGATCGCTATCCCCGGATTGCTGCGGTGGCGGGGCCGGGGCACAACGGCGGCGACGCGCTGGTGGTGGCACGCGAACTGGTGGCCCAGGGCTACCGGGTGCAGGTGTGCAGCCCTGCCAGCCGCCTGAAGCCGCTGACCGCTGACCACCTGCGGTTTGCCGAGTATTTGGGCATTTCGGTAGTTAAGACAGCGGCGGAGCTGGCCCCCTGGGATGTGCTGATCGATGGACTGTTTGGTTTTGGCCTAGAGCGCCCGATCGCGGGGGCCATGGCCGATGCGGTGGCGGCGATCAACGGGGCCGGTGGCCCGGTGGTCAGCATTGACCTGCCCTCGGGCCTGCACACCGACACCGGCCAGGCGCTGGGTACGGCGGTGCGGGCCACCCACACCCTCTGCCTGGGCCTGTGGAAGCGGGCCTTTTGCCAGGAGGAAGCCCTGGCCTACGTCGGACAACCCCATTTGATCGGCTTTGATATTCCCCCTCATGCCACAGAGGCAGTATTAGAGAATGTCCCCTCGGAACGGCGGGCAACCCTAGCAACCATCCGCCAGCGATTGCCCTTACCGCGCCCGGCCAGTACCCACAAGTACCGGGTGGGGCATCTGCTGCTGGTGGCGGGGTCGCGGCCCTACGCCGGGGCGGCGTTGCTGACGGCGCTGGGGGCCAGGGCCAGCGGGGTGGGCATGCTCACCCTGGCGGTGCCCGAGTCGCTGCGGCTGATGGTGGTGGCTCACATCCCTGAGGCGCTGGTGGTGGGCTGCCCCGAAACCGAGGATGGCGCGATCGCTCAGCTGCCCGACAGCCTAGATCTGAGCCGCTACAGCGCGATCGCCTGCGGGCCGGGGCTCAGCCGCTATGCCGAGGGAGCTGTGCAGGCGGTCTTGCAGAGTGCGACGCCTCTTTTGCTCGATGCCGATGGCCTCAATGTCTTAGCGGATTTAGGTGTGATTAAAACCCTAACCCAGCGGCAGGCTCCTACGGTGCTAACCCCCCACCGGGGCGAGTTTAAGCGGCTGTTTCCTGACCTGCTGGAGAAGGCTCAAGACGGTGGCGCGGCGGCGCAGGCGGCAGCGGCCCAGAGTGGGGCGGTGGTGCTGCTAAAGGGGGCCTGCACGGCGATCGCCCACCCCGATGGCACCCTTTGGTACGTGCCCGAAAGCACCCCGGCCCTGGCGCGAGGGGGCAGCGGCGATGTGTTGACCGGCCTAATTGGCGGTCTGCTGGCCCAGACCTCAGCCGCAGATGGGGCTTCAGAACCCGACAATCTTTCAGATGCAGCCCTGGATGCGGCGCTGGTGGGGGCCTGGTGGCACGGCCAGGGGGCTCGCGCCGCCGCCCGCGATCGCACCGAGCTAGGGGTCGATGGTACCCAGCTGGCCCAATACTTGAACCCGGTGCTGGCCCAGGTGCTAGCCTGA
- a CDS encoding rhomboid family intramembrane serine protease, which yields MLLRAAIALFSFDQIVLPDGFRQGISLLAYLLALMWALAVVDFITGRRVLNQLSIAPRSLEGLPGIAVAPLLHGGFGHLAANSGPLAILGTIILLQGLEVLGLVTVFCWLVSGVGIWLLGRPGTRHLGASGVVFGYLGYILLRGYFERSPGAIAAAVVVGLLYGSALWGLLPLQRGKSWVGHGVGFLAGAIVARKLDIMLEWVRYNSGF from the coding sequence GTGTTGTTGCGGGCTGCGATCGCCTTGTTCTCCTTCGACCAAATTGTCTTACCCGACGGCTTTCGCCAGGGAATTTCGCTGCTGGCCTACCTGCTGGCGCTGATGTGGGCGCTGGCGGTGGTGGATTTTATCACCGGGCGGCGGGTGCTCAACCAGCTCAGCATTGCCCCCCGCAGTCTGGAGGGGCTGCCGGGCATTGCAGTGGCCCCCCTACTCCACGGCGGCTTTGGCCACCTGGCCGCCAACTCTGGCCCCCTGGCGATTCTGGGCACGATTATTTTGCTTCAGGGGCTCGAGGTGCTGGGGCTGGTGACGGTGTTTTGCTGGCTGGTTAGCGGCGTGGGCATCTGGCTCTTGGGCCGCCCCGGCACCCGCCACCTGGGGGCCAGCGGCGTGGTGTTTGGCTACCTGGGCTATATTTTGCTGCGGGGCTATTTTGAGCGCAGCCCAGGGGCGATCGCCGCCGCCGTGGTGGTGGGTCTGCTCTACGGCAGCGCTCTGTGGGGCCTGCTGCCCCTCCAGCGGGGCAAGTCGTGGGTGGGCCACGGTGTGGGATTTTTGGCGGGGGCGATCGTCGCCCGCAAGCTCGACATCATGCTGGAATGGGTACGGTACAACTCAGGCTTTTAG
- a CDS encoding DUF751 family protein, translating to MKDFFDNVSRYPRYFIAFTLGVFLNAARPLVPLLQRPATAIALVGAAVAGFLFLTFTLRAMLGLG from the coding sequence ATGAAAGATTTTTTTGACAACGTTTCCCGCTATCCCCGCTACTTTATTGCCTTTACCCTGGGAGTGTTTCTCAACGCCGCCCGGCCCCTGGTGCCGCTGCTCCAGCGGCCCGCCACGGCGATCGCGCTGGTGGGTGCCGCAGTGGCCGGTTTTTTGTTTCTCACCTTTACTCTGCGGGCCATGCTGGGCCTGGGTTAA
- a CDS encoding diacylglycerol/polyprenol kinase family protein, whose translation MMATALVQIGLVAAWLAVVGGVAEGLRRTANLDTEITRKIVHIGAGHVILLAWWLDTPAWMGMAASVVFSGVALLSYRLPILPGINGVGRHSLGTFFYAVSIGVLTAVFWPLGLPQYAALGILVMTWGDGLAALVGQNFGRHPYKVFGNQKSWEGSLTMALASFVVVVLVLGLTVGFTGAVWGTAVTVAIAATLLETLSFYGLDNLTVPLGSAALAYGLMHSLG comes from the coding sequence ATGATGGCTACTGCGCTTGTGCAAATCGGACTGGTAGCCGCCTGGCTGGCGGTCGTGGGGGGAGTGGCCGAAGGGCTGCGCCGCACCGCCAACCTCGACACCGAAATCACCCGTAAAATCGTCCATATTGGAGCCGGGCACGTGATTTTGCTGGCCTGGTGGCTAGATACTCCCGCCTGGATGGGGATGGCGGCCTCGGTTGTATTTAGCGGTGTGGCGCTGCTATCGTACCGGCTGCCGATTTTGCCGGGCATCAACGGGGTGGGCCGCCACAGTCTGGGTACGTTTTTTTACGCCGTCAGCATCGGGGTACTGACGGCGGTCTTCTGGCCCCTGGGCCTGCCGCAGTACGCCGCCCTCGGCATTTTGGTGATGACCTGGGGCGATGGCTTAGCCGCCCTGGTGGGGCAAAATTTTGGCCGCCATCCCTACAAGGTCTTTGGCAACCAGAAGAGCTGGGAGGGGAGTTTGACTATGGCCCTGGCCAGCTTTGTGGTGGTTGTGCTGGTGCTGGGGCTGACGGTGGGGTTCACCGGGGCGGTGTGGGGCACGGCGGTAACGGTGGCGATCGCCGCTACCCTGCTCGAAACCCTCTCATTCTACGGCCTCGACAACCTGACGGTGCCCCTGGGCAGTGCGGCCCTGGCCTACGGACTCATGCACAGCCTGGGCTAA